One Archocentrus centrarchus isolate MPI-CPG fArcCen1 chromosome 14, fArcCen1, whole genome shotgun sequence DNA window includes the following coding sequences:
- the LOC115792701 gene encoding vascular endothelial zinc finger 1-like, whose product MEPSWSTFLFQQANEALHHQHQVAQNSLLPLLNAGAEQVDQKPVLPIQIDQKPPANAAELLKDNVATGGGQRPPVPVIKKEHKGKTPFVCGYCNKAFRDSYHLRRHESSHTGIKMVSRPKKTAQTAPTMVPMIGTMPRENNGNSSYISTVAGILSTATTSVSSGTSIMTSSAMGNVPQQNVPKKPAKPVKKNHGCEMCGKAFRDVYHLNRHKLSHSDEKPFECPICQQRFKRKDRMTYHVRSHDGGVHKPYVCSVCGKGFSRPDHLSCHVKHVHSSERPFKCQVTACTSAFATKDRLRSHMIRHEGKVTCSICGKMLSAAYITSHLKTHGQTNFNSCNKEGNEVCNSASATPVTVSAPITSAMNRGNANNNNPVTIAAQMNISTNTVNITSPVSLQHPVTITGPVNIASVNIPATAPMNIPHPVAITTPMPMNIAGPLNIAMRPVDSMPFLSQVLPSSPPW is encoded by the exons CAGGCCAATGAAGCCCTCCACCACCAGCACCAGGTGGCCCAGAACAGCCTGCTACCACTTCTTAATGCAGGAGCTGAACAAGTTGACCAGAAGCCTGTCCTGCCTATCCAAATAGACCAGAAGCCACCTGCCAACGCTGCCGAGCTCCTCAAAGACAATGTCGCCACCGGAGGTGGTCagcggcctccagtgcctgtgATAAAGAAGGAACACAAAGGCAAAACGCCTTTCGTCTGCGGCTACTGTAACAAAGCCTTTCGAGACAGTTACCACCTGCGACGTCATGAGTCCAGCCACACCGGTATCAAGATGGTGTCACGTCCAAAGAAGACAGCCCAAACAGCCCCCACCATGGTACCCATGATCGGTACCATGCCACGAGAAAACAATGGCAACTCTTCCTACATCTCCACAGTAGCTGGCATCCTCTCCACAGCAACAACCTCTGTTTCCTCAGGCACAAGTATCATGACATCATCTGCAATGGGCAATGTGCCGCAGCAAAATGTTCCTAAGAAACCTGCCAAACCAGTCAAGAAGAACCATGGATGTGAGATGTGTGGCAAAGCCTTTCGTGATGTATACCATCTGAATCGTCACAAGCTGTCCCATTCAGATGAGAAGCCTTTTGAGTGTCCCATCTGCCAGCAACGCTTTAAAAGGAAGGACCGCATGACCTACCATGTTCGTTCTCACGATGGGGGTGTCCACAAACCCTACGTATGTTCTGTGTGTGGAAAAGGCTTTTCCAG GCCAGACCACTTGAGCTGCCATGTGAAGCATGTGCATTCCTCAGAAAGACCGTTTAAGTGTCAAGTAACG GCCTGTACCTCTGCTTTCGCCACCAAAGACAGACTCCGTTCCCACATGATCAGGCATGAAGGCAAGGTCACCTGCAGCATCTGCGGAAAGATGCTCAGCGCAGCCTACATCACCAGTCATCTGAAGACTCACGGGCAGACCAACTTTAACTCCTGTAACAAAG AGGGTAATGAAGTCTGCAATTCTGCTTCAGCCACACCTGTGACCGTCTCTGCCCCCATCACTTCAGCGATGAACCGGGGCAatgcaaacaacaacaaccctgTCACCATTGCTGCACAAATGAACATTAGTACCAACACGGTCAATATCACATCTCCAGTCAGCCTCCAGCACCCAGTCACCATCACTGGGCCTGTGAACATCGCCTCTGTGAACATCCCCGCGACTGCGCCTATGAATATCCCCCACCCAGTCGCAATAACAACCCCGATGCCTATGAATATAGCCGGGCCGCTCAACATTGCAATGAGGCCAGTGGATAGCATGCCTTTTCTCTCCCAAGTCTTGCCTTCATCCCCACCCTGGTAA